A genomic region of Runella rosea contains the following coding sequences:
- a CDS encoding TonB-dependent receptor, with product MNIKYDKNLGTKQKALRINLDRRIYGSFAEIGAGQDTAANFFKAGGASGTIAKTMSAYDMKFSDEIYGPEPSGRYVVESRLMKMIQHEYDLVEQRLAEKRGADSLFFAFANTVVALNYQKSNEGHGWLGLRFQLTPRAPYNDVVIHIKMLDNDSILQQQALGIIGVNLIYGCFFYHKSPETLLISLMDDLSPDRIQIDMIRVQGPDFQKVDNRLMSLYLVKHGFTEVAMFGPDGHVLQPSEALYKKNILLLRGRLRPITNVHVDMLRNGLKQFKAEPDVDEKKVIMVAELTLHNLRGGDQDINEKDFLDRVDILISLGQTVLISNYYEYHRLVAFLAKTTRLKIGLVLGIPNLEYIFEESYYQKLPGGILESFSTLFSRNVKLFVYPTFKDGRLSTCQNFALPTNLQPLFNFLLCNDKIEDIRDFDEDNLRISTDSVLDLIKRGEPGWEDKVPVEVAQMIKDKCLFGFPCVVFEPKQAAHIHQAVGNL from the coding sequence ATGAATATTAAATACGATAAAAACCTCGGTACCAAACAAAAAGCCCTTCGCATCAATTTAGACCGGCGTATTTATGGCTCTTTTGCCGAAATCGGCGCAGGGCAGGATACTGCAGCCAATTTTTTTAAGGCAGGCGGCGCTTCAGGAACCATCGCTAAGACTATGTCGGCCTATGACATGAAATTCAGCGATGAAATTTACGGCCCTGAGCCAAGTGGTCGCTACGTGGTTGAATCGCGATTAATGAAAATGATTCAACACGAGTACGACCTTGTGGAGCAACGACTCGCCGAAAAACGTGGTGCCGACAGTTTATTTTTTGCTTTTGCCAATACCGTCGTTGCCCTCAATTACCAGAAAAGCAATGAAGGTCATGGCTGGCTTGGTCTGCGGTTTCAGCTTACTCCCCGCGCTCCCTACAACGATGTGGTTATCCACATTAAAATGCTTGATAACGACAGCATTCTGCAACAGCAGGCCTTGGGAATCATCGGCGTCAACTTGATTTATGGCTGTTTTTTTTACCATAAATCACCCGAAACTCTTTTGATTTCTTTGATGGACGACCTCAGCCCTGACCGTATCCAAATTGACATGATTCGTGTTCAGGGACCTGATTTTCAAAAAGTTGACAATCGGCTCATGAGCCTTTACCTCGTCAAACACGGGTTTACCGAAGTAGCGATGTTTGGCCCTGATGGCCACGTTTTACAACCGTCGGAAGCACTTTATAAGAAAAATATTTTACTCTTGCGTGGACGCTTGCGGCCCATCACCAATGTACACGTAGATATGCTACGCAACGGCCTCAAGCAGTTCAAGGCAGAACCTGACGTGGACGAAAAAAAAGTGATTATGGTGGCTGAACTCACGCTTCACAACCTGCGCGGAGGCGATCAGGACATCAACGAAAAAGACTTTCTGGACCGCGTGGATATTCTCATTTCGTTGGGACAAACCGTACTGATTTCAAACTACTACGAATATCATCGTTTGGTAGCTTTTCTGGCAAAAACAACTCGCCTCAAAATCGGACTGGTGTTGGGGATTCCTAATTTAGAATACATTTTTGAAGAAAGTTACTACCAAAAACTACCGGGCGGAATCTTGGAGTCGTTTTCGACTTTATTCAGCCGAAATGTCAAACTCTTTGTTTATCCAACTTTCAAAGACGGAAGGCTTTCTACCTGTCAAAACTTTGCGTTGCCCACCAATCTACAACCCCTTTTTAACTTCCTACTTTGCAACGACAAAATCGAAGACATTCGTGATTTCGATGAAGATAATCTCCGAATCTCAACCGATAGTGTGTTAGACCTTATCAAACGCGGCGAACCTGGCTGGGAGGATAAAGTGCCCGTCGAAGTTGCTCAAATGATCAAGGATAAATGTTTGTTTGGATTTCCCTGCGTGGTATTTGAACCCAAACAAGCAGCACACATCCATCAGGCAGTGGGGAATTTATAA
- a CDS encoding phytanoyl-CoA dioxygenase family protein, with product MATLAEQFRQEGFLLLRNFLDKSVVENIYREAREIFAVQIKRVTGRVVDIDNRDEFESAMFEFFEKDFPAFRNTGVTVQHSLSLHRFAVSEKISDLLKEVGIDQPVIGARPAMQFNSRFLSKDGSKHWKLDAHQDWRTGQGSLDSTVIWFPMVDAGADLGALQVIPRSHKTGLLESTTSGYQGGITADLKDEDFIQTEFQLGDLLIFSAFLVHQSGNNITRNIRWSVQLRFNNLAEPTFIERGYPMAYIYKPEAELVTPNFPSVEQLETVFASSPAPAVQ from the coding sequence ATGGCAACATTAGCAGAGCAGTTTCGCCAAGAGGGTTTTTTACTCCTTCGTAATTTCTTAGACAAGAGCGTGGTAGAAAATATTTACCGTGAGGCTCGTGAAATATTTGCTGTTCAAATCAAGCGTGTAACAGGCCGTGTGGTTGATATTGACAATCGAGATGAGTTTGAAAGTGCAATGTTTGAGTTTTTTGAAAAAGACTTTCCAGCTTTTCGCAATACAGGTGTGACAGTTCAACACAGCCTGTCGCTTCACCGTTTTGCGGTCAGCGAAAAAATCAGTGATTTGCTAAAAGAAGTTGGTATTGATCAACCCGTTATTGGGGCTCGTCCAGCCATGCAATTCAACAGTCGTTTTTTGTCAAAAGATGGTAGCAAACACTGGAAACTCGACGCCCACCAAGACTGGAGAACGGGCCAAGGCTCGCTAGATAGCACTGTTATCTGGTTTCCGATGGTGGATGCTGGTGCGGATTTAGGTGCTTTGCAGGTTATTCCACGCAGTCATAAAACGGGATTGTTGGAATCAACTACTTCAGGCTATCAGGGAGGAATTACGGCCGACTTGAAAGACGAGGATTTTATACAAACAGAGTTTCAGCTAGGAGATTTGTTGATTTTCTCGGCTTTTCTGGTACACCAATCGGGAAATAATATTACCCGCAACATTCGTTGGTCGGTACAACTACGTTTCAATAACTTAGCCGAGCCTACTTTTATTGAAAGGGGATACCCGATGGCATATATTTACAAACCAGAAGCTGAATTGGTTACGCCAAACTTCCCGTCAGTGGAACAGTTGGAAACGGTTTTTGCGTCTTCACCAGCCCCGGCAGTACAATGA
- a CDS encoding glycosyltransferase yields MKVSVCVPTYNHEKYIAQMLDGALMQQTDFAFEIVVGDDASTDSAPAIIEEYAQRFPDKIRAYLHPQNLGPQEPKEFGGRNNVLFLLKACKGQYVALCEGDDYWTDPFKLQKQVDFLEAHHDFAICHHDLEVIYEDGSESHSFNPKTQKLISGIEDLLEDRWFVGTASLMYRNFFREEEFADWHHRAAAGDWALVIQLAARGCIGYIPEVMGNYRKHHGGLSNIHAVTNAYFLRNRRQMFADVNEWLSYKYNDIVQETLRKYDQLVEEIGN; encoded by the coding sequence ATGAAAGTAAGCGTCTGCGTTCCTACCTACAACCATGAAAAATACATTGCTCAGATGCTTGATGGGGCGCTCATGCAGCAAACCGATTTTGCATTTGAGATTGTTGTCGGCGACGATGCATCGACTGACTCAGCCCCAGCCATCATTGAAGAATATGCCCAGCGTTTTCCTGATAAAATTCGTGCCTATCTTCATCCCCAAAATTTAGGTCCTCAAGAGCCCAAAGAATTTGGAGGGCGCAACAACGTTCTCTTTTTGTTAAAAGCCTGTAAGGGCCAATATGTGGCGCTTTGCGAAGGAGATGACTACTGGACCGACCCGTTTAAACTTCAAAAACAGGTTGATTTTTTGGAAGCCCACCACGACTTTGCCATTTGCCACCACGATTTAGAGGTAATTTATGAGGATGGCTCGGAAAGCCATTCATTTAACCCCAAAACACAAAAGTTGATTTCGGGGATTGAAGATTTATTGGAAGACCGTTGGTTTGTAGGTACTGCCAGTCTGATGTATCGCAATTTTTTTCGGGAAGAAGAGTTTGCCGATTGGCACCATCGGGCCGCCGCTGGCGATTGGGCGTTGGTGATTCAATTGGCAGCACGGGGATGCATCGGTTATATTCCCGAAGTAATGGGGAACTATCGAAAACACCACGGTGGTTTAAGTAACATTCATGCCGTAACAAATGCTTATTTTCTCCGTAATCGCCGCCAGATGTTTGCCGATGTCAATGAATGGCTGTCTTATAAATACAATGATATTGTGCAAGAAACGCTCCGAAAATACGACCAGTTAGTAGAAGAAATTGGAAATTAA
- a CDS encoding glycosyltransferase family 2 protein — MKVSVAILTYNQKNFIGKAIDSALAQETDFDFEILVGDDCSTDGAQEVIQAYQDKYPNQVKAVLHSKNLGQNGLFNTIETLKLAQGRYIAPMDGDDYWTDTSKLQKQVDFMEAHPDFSACFHNALITYEDGSSSHVLNPPDQKAVISVEDLVGEDEIWFMATSAVMFKNGLMHYPDWFLQSTSGDIPRYVILAKQGPIGYVPGVMSVYRKNRGGASFRDHYQDARFLYNRIRMYEGINKELGRQYDALLKRNIARYYRMLLDARQYQKRYFQRAGLALKYLYLGKPDKETTKETIRDYILPKWLLQVYSFFALLPHRLKESSR; from the coding sequence ATGAAAGTAAGCGTCGCGATTCTTACGTACAACCAAAAGAATTTCATCGGTAAGGCCATAGATAGTGCCCTTGCTCAGGAAACTGATTTCGATTTTGAAATTTTAGTGGGCGACGATTGCTCAACAGATGGTGCGCAAGAAGTGATTCAAGCATATCAGGACAAATATCCAAACCAAGTAAAGGCTGTTTTGCACTCCAAAAATTTGGGTCAAAATGGCCTTTTCAATACAATAGAAACCCTCAAACTGGCCCAAGGGCGCTACATCGCTCCCATGGATGGCGACGATTACTGGACCGATACCTCGAAGCTTCAGAAGCAGGTTGACTTTATGGAAGCTCATCCCGATTTTTCGGCCTGTTTTCATAATGCATTAATTACCTACGAAGATGGTAGCTCATCTCATGTGTTGAATCCGCCCGATCAAAAAGCCGTTATTAGCGTTGAAGACCTCGTGGGGGAGGATGAAATTTGGTTTATGGCCACCTCCGCGGTGATGTTTAAAAACGGGCTTATGCACTATCCTGACTGGTTCTTGCAATCAACCAGTGGGGATATTCCACGCTATGTGATTTTGGCAAAACAGGGGCCAATCGGTTATGTGCCAGGTGTTATGTCGGTATATCGTAAAAACCGGGGCGGTGCTAGTTTTAGGGATCATTATCAGGATGCTCGATTTTTATACAACCGTATTCGGATGTATGAAGGAATCAATAAAGAACTTGGTCGCCAATACGATGCGTTGCTCAAACGAAACATTGCCCGCTATTATCGTATGTTGTTGGATGCTCGCCAATACCAAAAGCGGTATTTTCAACGGGCTGGATTGGCGTTAAAATACTTGTATCTGGGAAAGCCCGATAAAGAGACCACAAAAGAGACAATTCGCGACTATATTTTGCCCAAGTGGCTGTTGCAGGTGTATAGTTTTTTTGCGCTGTTGCCCCACCGTTTGAAAGAATCATCTCGATGA
- a CDS encoding glycosyltransferase family 2 protein yields MKLSVVIPAYNEQESLPQTLQTLYATLSKHAVPHEIWVTNDNSKDNTLEVLANLSKEIPTLVYETNLGPNGFGYAVRYGLERFSGDCVAVFMADLSDDPEDLVKFYKKMVEGNYDAVFGTRWSKGGKVYDYPTVKKVINRMANFIIRLFMGVKYNDTTNAFKLYKRETMEGLKPFLSAHFNLTVELPLKTIVRGYSFAIVPNSWTNRKYGESKLKIKEMGSRYFFILMYCFIEKTFSRGDYRKKTQK; encoded by the coding sequence ATGAAGCTTAGCGTTGTCATTCCCGCCTATAACGAACAGGAATCTTTACCACAAACGTTGCAGACTCTGTACGCAACTTTGTCTAAACATGCTGTGCCCCACGAGATTTGGGTGACAAATGATAACTCTAAAGACAATACGTTAGAGGTATTGGCAAATTTGTCAAAAGAAATTCCAACGTTGGTTTACGAAACGAATCTTGGGCCCAACGGGTTTGGTTATGCGGTGCGCTATGGCTTAGAACGTTTTTCGGGCGATTGTGTGGCGGTTTTTATGGCAGACCTGTCGGACGACCCCGAAGATTTAGTGAAGTTTTATAAGAAAATGGTTGAGGGGAATTATGATGCAGTTTTCGGTACGCGCTGGAGCAAAGGTGGCAAGGTATACGATTATCCAACGGTCAAGAAAGTAATTAACCGGATGGCAAATTTTATCATACGGCTCTTTATGGGCGTTAAGTACAACGATACAACCAATGCGTTTAAGCTTTATAAAAGAGAAACGATGGAAGGATTGAAACCCTTTCTTTCTGCCCACTTTAACCTCACGGTTGAACTACCGCTCAAAACCATTGTACGAGGCTATTCATTTGCCATCGTCCCCAATAGCTGGACCAACCGAAAATACGGGGAGTCAAAGCTGAAAATCAAAGAAATGGGCAGTCGCTATTTCTTTATTCTGATGTATTGCTTCATTGAAAAAACGTTTTCGCGCGGTGATTATCGCAAAAAAACGCAGAAATAA